The following proteins are co-located in the Meleagris gallopavo isolate NT-WF06-2002-E0010 breed Aviagen turkey brand Nicholas breeding stock chromosome 13, Turkey_5.1, whole genome shotgun sequence genome:
- the NFAT5 gene encoding nuclear factor of activated T-cells 5 isoform X2, which produces MSQTSGGEAGSPPPAVVAADASSAPSSSSMGGACSSFTTSSSPTIYSTSVTDSKAMQVESCSSAVGVSNRGVSEKQLTSNTVQQQQSTPKRHTVLYISPPPEDLLDNSRMSCQDEGCGLESEQSCSMWMEDSPSNFSNMSTSSYNDNTEVPRKSRKRNPKQRPGIKRRDCEESNMDIFDADSAKAPHYVLSQLSTDSKGNSKAGNGASESQKGAGGKKTPMLCGQYPTKSEGKELKIVVQPETQHRARYLTEGSRGSVKDRTQQGFPTVKLEGHNEPVVLQVFVGNDSGRVKPHGFYQACRVTGRNTTPCKEVDIEGTTVIEVGLDPSNNMTLAVDCVGILKLRNADVEARIGIAGSKKKSTRARLVFRVNITRKDGSTLTLQTPSSPILCTQPAGVPEILKKSLHSCSVKGEEEVFLIGKNFLKGTKVIFQENVSDENSWKAEAEIDMELFHQNHLIVKVPPYHDQRITSAVSVGIYVVTNAGRSHDVQQFTYTPDTSGTLNVNVKKEISSPAQHCSFEEAIKATSCNLEKVNILPSALITPLMPSSMIKNEDVSPMEVSAEKRSPPVFKASKVVGPTQQTLESSIPGIPTSASHLPSENEKQQQIQPKVYNPETLTTIQTQDITQSGSFSSVSTPGQLQNSDTLLQQAAQFQTRDSQTREVLQSDGTVVTLSQLTDASQQQQSTLPEPAQALQQQISSSIFSSASGVSQLQNTIQQLQAGNFPTNTATGSSRNVDLVQQVLEAQQQLSSVLFSGSDSNEDVQDQLNADIFQQVSQIQNSVNPGIFSSSDTAVHSRPENLLPGRGENVHSQTENTLSNQQQQQQQQQQQQAMETSAAMVIGIQQNICQAATQMQSDLFSSTTSGNGALQQSPVYQQASHIMSGLSTSEDMQMQCELFSSSPGVSGSETNSTAQQQVSNNGPAIFQASSSADGEEASGQSKQMQSSVFQTMVQMQHSGESQSQVNLFSSTKNMMTVQPSGAQQQGGGLFQQGGEIMSIQPANFMQQSPHSQAQLFHSQNPIGDTQNISQETQGSIFHSPNSIVHNQTNANSSDQLQPPMFHSQSTMGVLQSSSVPQDQQSANMFLSQTPISNPATQEEQMSFFTNPNSISPLQAAANTEQPTSFQQQTQISHIQSSMLPQEQPQTQPAQQGLFQPQVPLGSIQSSSIPQNQQGAIFQPQHSIVAIQSSPPSQEQPQQQQQNMMFSNQNAMSTIASQKQNMIFNPNQNPVTNQEQQGQSIFHPQTNMAPINQEQQPMQFQSQTTVSSLQNPGSSQAEAQQPAIFHNSPQIQLVQGSPSSQEQQVTLFISSASMSALQNSMSQQDLQQSPMYSSQNSMAGMQGTASPPQQQASLFHNTAGGAINQLQNSPASSQQTSGIFLFGIQNNCSQLLPSGPAALPDELMAISQPGQPQSEGQAAVPALLSQQIPETSPLPSAMAPSQNIEKIDDLLVSLQNQGNNMTGSF; this is translated from the exons ATGCTTCTTcagctccttcctcttcctccatgGGCGGTGCTTGCAGCTCCTTTACCACCTCTTCCAGTCCTACCATTTACTCTACCTCAGTCACCGACAGCAAGGCTATGCAAGTGGAGAGCTGCTCCTCAGCCGTGGGGGTAAGTAACCGAGGGGTAAGTGAAAAGCAGTTAACCAGTAACACggtccagcagcagcagtcaaCGCCGAAGAGACACACAGTGCTGTACATCTCGCCACCACCTGAGGACTTGCTGGACAACAGTCGGATGTCCTGCCAGGATGAGGGGTGTGGATTGGAATCAGAACAGAGCTGCAGTATGTGGATGGAGGATTCACCCTCCAACTTCAGTAACATGAGTACCAGTTCCTACAATGATAACACTGAGGTGCCACGTAAATCACGCAAACGAAATCCAAAGCAGAGGCCAGGGATCAAACGCCGAGATTGTGAAGAGTCCAACATGGATATATTTGATGCCGACAGTGCCAAAGCGCCTCACTATGTCCTTTCTCAGCTCAGCACGGACAGCAAAGGCAACTCAAAAGCAGGAAATGG AGCGTCGGAGAGCCAGAAAGGAGCTGGAGGGAAGAAGACCCCAATGTTGTGTGGTCAGTATCCAACCAAAAgtgaggggaaggagctgaAGATAGTGGTGCAGCCGGAAACCCAGCACAGGGCTCGTTATCTGACTGAAGGCAGCCGAGGCTCAGTGAAAGACCGGACACAACAAGGTTTTCCAACTGTAAAG ctggaaggtcacaatgagcCGGTGGTGCTGCAGGTGTTCGTGGGAAACGACTCCGGCCGAGTGAAACCGCACGGCTTCTACCAGGCCTGCCGAGTTACTGGGAGAAACACCACTCCCTGTAAGGAGGTGGATATCGAGGGCACGACTGTTATTGAGGTGGGACTGGACCCTAGCAACAATATGACACTTGC GGTTGATTGCGTGGGAATACTGAAGCTGAGAAATGCTGATGTCGAAGCTAGAATAGGGATTGCTGgttccaagaaaaaaagcacacgTGCCAGGCTGGTATTTCGTGTTAACATCACTCGGAAAGATGGTTCCACATTGACTCTGCAGACACCTTCTTCCCCAATTCTGTGCA CTCAACCAGCAGGAGTTCCCGAGATCCTAAAGAAAAGCCTGCACAGCTGTTCGGTGAAGGGtgaagaggaagtttttctaATTGGCAAGAACTTTCTAAAGGGAACGAAAGTGATTTTCCAAGAGAATGTTTCTG ATGAAAATTCTTGGAAGGCAGAAGCTGAAATAGACATGGAATTGTTTCATCAG AATCACCTTATTGTGAAAGTGCCACCGTATCACGACCAGAGAATAAcctcagctgtttctgtggGAATTTACGTGGTGACCAATGCTGGGCGATCGCACGATGTGCAGCAATTCACCTACACTCCAGATACGT CTGGTACTCTGAATGTTAATGTGAAGAAGGAAATCTCCAGCCCAGCCCAACATTGTTCTTTTGAAGAGGCTATAAAAG cCACCAGTTGTAATCTGGAGAAGGTAAATATTCTTCCTAGTGCCTTGATAACTCCACTCATGCCAAGCAGTATGATTAAGAATGAAGATGTGTCTCCAATGGAAGTAAGCGCAGAAAAAAGATCTCCCCCTGTTTTCAAG GCTTCGAAAGTAGTTGGACCAACTCAGCAAACATTAGAAAGCAGTATTCCTGGCATACCAACTTCTGCTTCCCATTTaccttctgaaaatgaaaagcagcaacaaataCAGCCTAAGGTTTATAATCCAGAGACTCTAACTACTATCCAAACGCAGGACATTACCCAGTCTGGTAGCTTTTCATCTGTCTCTACTCCAGGTCAGCTGCAGAACAGTGACACGTTACTGCAGCAAGCTGCACAGTTCCAAACAAGAGATTCCCAAACCAGAGAAGTCTTGCAGTCAGATGGCACAGTAGTCACTTTGTCACAATTAACTGATGCttcacaacaacaacaatctACACTACCAGAACCAGCGCAGGCGTTACAGCAACAGATTTCATCGAGTATTTTCTCGTCAGCGAGTGGTGTGAGTCAGCTGCAGAACACTATACAGCAATTGCAGGCTGGAAATTTTCCAACTAACACTGCCACAGGCAGCAGTAGAAATGTAGACTTGGTGCAGCAGGTACTGGAAGCTCAACAACAgttatcttctgttttattttctgggtCTGACAGTAATGAGGATGTTCAAGATCAGCTAAATGCAGATATCTTTCAGCAAGTTAGTCAGATACAAAATAGTGTAAATCCTGGGATATTTTCCTCGTCAGATACAGCTGTCCATTCCAGACCAGAGAACCTTTTGCCTGGAAGAGGTGAAAACGTTCATtcacaaactgaaaatacattGTCCaatcagcaacagcaacaacagcaacaacagcagcagcaggcaatGGAGACTTCTGCAGCAATGGTGATAGGAATCCAGCAAAACATTTGCCAGGCTGCTACACAGATGCAGTCCGATTTGTTCTCTTCAACAACTTCAGGGAATGGAGCCCTCCAGCAGTCACCTGTTTACCAGCAGGCTTCTCATATAATGAGTGGGTTATCAACGAGTGAGGACATGCAAATGCAGTGCGAATTATTCTCTTCATCTCCTGGTGTTTCTGGAAGTGAGACTAATTctactgctcagcagcaggtCTCCAACAATGGACCTGCTATATTTCAGGCATCAAGTTCTGCAGATGGAGAGGAAGCTTCAGGACAGAGTAAACAGATGCAAAGTTCTGTATTTCAGACCATGGTTCAAATGCAGCACAGTGGAGAAAGTCAATCTCAAGTTAATCTCTTTTCATCTACCAAAAACATGATGACTGTTCAGCCAAGTGGAGCTCAGCAGCAAGGAGGAGGTCTGTTCCAGCAGGGCGGAGAAATCATGTCTATTCAGCCTGCCAACTTTATGCAGCAATCTCCACACTCGCAGGCTCAGCTTTTTCACTCTCAGAATCCTATTGGTGATACTCAGAATATATCACAGGAAACACAGGGCTCCATTTTTCACAGTCCAAATTCCATTGTCCACAACCAGACCAATGCTAATTCGTCAGATCAATTGCAGCCTCCAATGTTCCATTCACAGAGCACCATGGGTGTATTACAGAGCTCTTCAGTTCCTCAAGACCAGCAGTCTGCCAACATGTTCCTTTCTCAGACTCCAATTAGCAACCCAGCAACTCAAGAAGAGCAGATGTCATTCTTTACAAACCCAAATTCCATTTCTCCTCTTCAGGCAGCAGCAAACACTGAGCAACCAACTTCTTTCCAACAACAGACACAGATATCTCATATCCAGAGTTCTATGCTTCCCCAGGAACAGCCACAGACTCAGCCAGCTCAGCAAGGTTTGTTTCAGCCTCAAGTACCATTAGGCTCCATCCAGTCTAGTTCAATTCCCCAGAACCAACAAGGAGCTATCTTCCAGCCTCAGCATTCAATAGTTGCTATTCAGAGCAGTCCTCCGTCTCAagaacagccacagcagcagcaacagaacaTGATGTTCAGTAATCAAAATGCAATGAGTACGATTGcttctcaaaagcaaaacatgatttttaaCCCAAACCAAAACCCTGTTACTAATCAGGAACAACAGGGCCAGTCCATTTTTCATCCACAGACTAACATGGCGCCAATAAACCAGGAACAGCAGCCCATGCAATTCCAGAGTCAAACTACAGTGTCTTCTCTACAGAATCCTGGATCCAGCCAGGCTGAAGCACAGCAGCCAGCCATCTTCCACAACTCACCCCAGATTCAGCTGGTCCAAGGGTCACCAAGTTCTCAAGAGCAGCAGGTCACCCTTTTCATCTCTTCAGCTTCCATGTCTGCCTTGCAGAACAGTATGAGCCAGCAAGATCTGCAGCAGTCTCCAATGTACTCTTCTCAAAACAGCATGGCAGGAATGCAAGGAACTGCTTCTCCTCCACAGCAGCAAGCTTCTTTATTTCATAACACAGCAGGAGGTGCTATCAACCAGCTGCAGAATTCTCCTGCTTCATCTCAGCAGACTTCAGGAATATTCCTGTTTGGCATTCAAAACA ACTGTAgccagctgctgccttctggACCAGCTGCACTGCCTGATGAGTTGATGGCTATCAGTCAGCCAGGTCAGCCACAGAGCGAGGGacaagcagcagtgccagcgctTCTCTCCCAGCAGATACCTGAGACTTCTCCATTACCTTCAGCTATGGCACCCAGTCAGAATATTGAGAAAATAGATGATCTGCTTGTTTCACTGCAAAACCAGGGGAACAATATGACCGGCTCATTTTAG
- the NFAT5 gene encoding nuclear factor of activated T-cells 5 isoform X1, with translation MSQTSGGEAGSPPPAVVAADASSAPSSSSMGGACSSFTTSSSPTIYSTSVTDSKAMQVESCSSAVGVSNRGVSEKQLTSNTVQQQQSTPKRHTVLYISPPPEDLLDNSRMSCQDEGCGLESEQSCSMWMEDSPSNFSNMSTSSYNDNTEVPRKSRKRNPKQRPGIKRRDCEESNMDIFDADSAKAPHYVLSQLSTDSKGNSKAGNGASESQKGAGGKKTPMLCGQYPTKSEGKELKIVVQPETQHRARYLTEGSRGSVKDRTQQGFPTVKLEGHNEPVVLQVFVGNDSGRVKPHGFYQACRVTGRNTTPCKEVDIEGTTVIEVGLDPSNNMTLAVDCVGILKLRNADVEARIGIAGSKKKSTRARLVFRVNITRKDGSTLTLQTPSSPILCTQPAGVPEILKKSLHSCSVKGEEEVFLIGKNFLKGTKVIFQENVSDENSWKAEAEIDMELFHQNHLIVKVPPYHDQRITSAVSVGIYVVTNAGRSHDVQQFTYTPDTSAGTLNVNVKKEISSPAQHCSFEEAIKATSCNLEKVNILPSALITPLMPSSMIKNEDVSPMEVSAEKRSPPVFKASKVVGPTQQTLESSIPGIPTSASHLPSENEKQQQIQPKVYNPETLTTIQTQDITQSGSFSSVSTPGQLQNSDTLLQQAAQFQTRDSQTREVLQSDGTVVTLSQLTDASQQQQSTLPEPAQALQQQISSSIFSSASGVSQLQNTIQQLQAGNFPTNTATGSSRNVDLVQQVLEAQQQLSSVLFSGSDSNEDVQDQLNADIFQQVSQIQNSVNPGIFSSSDTAVHSRPENLLPGRGENVHSQTENTLSNQQQQQQQQQQQQAMETSAAMVIGIQQNICQAATQMQSDLFSSTTSGNGALQQSPVYQQASHIMSGLSTSEDMQMQCELFSSSPGVSGSETNSTAQQQVSNNGPAIFQASSSADGEEASGQSKQMQSSVFQTMVQMQHSGESQSQVNLFSSTKNMMTVQPSGAQQQGGGLFQQGGEIMSIQPANFMQQSPHSQAQLFHSQNPIGDTQNISQETQGSIFHSPNSIVHNQTNANSSDQLQPPMFHSQSTMGVLQSSSVPQDQQSANMFLSQTPISNPATQEEQMSFFTNPNSISPLQAAANTEQPTSFQQQTQISHIQSSMLPQEQPQTQPAQQGLFQPQVPLGSIQSSSIPQNQQGAIFQPQHSIVAIQSSPPSQEQPQQQQQNMMFSNQNAMSTIASQKQNMIFNPNQNPVTNQEQQGQSIFHPQTNMAPINQEQQPMQFQSQTTVSSLQNPGSSQAEAQQPAIFHNSPQIQLVQGSPSSQEQQVTLFISSASMSALQNSMSQQDLQQSPMYSSQNSMAGMQGTASPPQQQASLFHNTAGGAINQLQNSPASSQQTSGIFLFGIQNNCSQLLPSGPAALPDELMAISQPGQPQSEGQAAVPALLSQQIPETSPLPSAMAPSQNIEKIDDLLVSLQNQGNNMTGSF, from the exons ATGCTTCTTcagctccttcctcttcctccatgGGCGGTGCTTGCAGCTCCTTTACCACCTCTTCCAGTCCTACCATTTACTCTACCTCAGTCACCGACAGCAAGGCTATGCAAGTGGAGAGCTGCTCCTCAGCCGTGGGGGTAAGTAACCGAGGGGTAAGTGAAAAGCAGTTAACCAGTAACACggtccagcagcagcagtcaaCGCCGAAGAGACACACAGTGCTGTACATCTCGCCACCACCTGAGGACTTGCTGGACAACAGTCGGATGTCCTGCCAGGATGAGGGGTGTGGATTGGAATCAGAACAGAGCTGCAGTATGTGGATGGAGGATTCACCCTCCAACTTCAGTAACATGAGTACCAGTTCCTACAATGATAACACTGAGGTGCCACGTAAATCACGCAAACGAAATCCAAAGCAGAGGCCAGGGATCAAACGCCGAGATTGTGAAGAGTCCAACATGGATATATTTGATGCCGACAGTGCCAAAGCGCCTCACTATGTCCTTTCTCAGCTCAGCACGGACAGCAAAGGCAACTCAAAAGCAGGAAATGG AGCGTCGGAGAGCCAGAAAGGAGCTGGAGGGAAGAAGACCCCAATGTTGTGTGGTCAGTATCCAACCAAAAgtgaggggaaggagctgaAGATAGTGGTGCAGCCGGAAACCCAGCACAGGGCTCGTTATCTGACTGAAGGCAGCCGAGGCTCAGTGAAAGACCGGACACAACAAGGTTTTCCAACTGTAAAG ctggaaggtcacaatgagcCGGTGGTGCTGCAGGTGTTCGTGGGAAACGACTCCGGCCGAGTGAAACCGCACGGCTTCTACCAGGCCTGCCGAGTTACTGGGAGAAACACCACTCCCTGTAAGGAGGTGGATATCGAGGGCACGACTGTTATTGAGGTGGGACTGGACCCTAGCAACAATATGACACTTGC GGTTGATTGCGTGGGAATACTGAAGCTGAGAAATGCTGATGTCGAAGCTAGAATAGGGATTGCTGgttccaagaaaaaaagcacacgTGCCAGGCTGGTATTTCGTGTTAACATCACTCGGAAAGATGGTTCCACATTGACTCTGCAGACACCTTCTTCCCCAATTCTGTGCA CTCAACCAGCAGGAGTTCCCGAGATCCTAAAGAAAAGCCTGCACAGCTGTTCGGTGAAGGGtgaagaggaagtttttctaATTGGCAAGAACTTTCTAAAGGGAACGAAAGTGATTTTCCAAGAGAATGTTTCTG ATGAAAATTCTTGGAAGGCAGAAGCTGAAATAGACATGGAATTGTTTCATCAG AATCACCTTATTGTGAAAGTGCCACCGTATCACGACCAGAGAATAAcctcagctgtttctgtggGAATTTACGTGGTGACCAATGCTGGGCGATCGCACGATGTGCAGCAATTCACCTACACTCCAGATACGT CAGCTGGTACTCTGAATGTTAATGTGAAGAAGGAAATCTCCAGCCCAGCCCAACATTGTTCTTTTGAAGAGGCTATAAAAG cCACCAGTTGTAATCTGGAGAAGGTAAATATTCTTCCTAGTGCCTTGATAACTCCACTCATGCCAAGCAGTATGATTAAGAATGAAGATGTGTCTCCAATGGAAGTAAGCGCAGAAAAAAGATCTCCCCCTGTTTTCAAG GCTTCGAAAGTAGTTGGACCAACTCAGCAAACATTAGAAAGCAGTATTCCTGGCATACCAACTTCTGCTTCCCATTTaccttctgaaaatgaaaagcagcaacaaataCAGCCTAAGGTTTATAATCCAGAGACTCTAACTACTATCCAAACGCAGGACATTACCCAGTCTGGTAGCTTTTCATCTGTCTCTACTCCAGGTCAGCTGCAGAACAGTGACACGTTACTGCAGCAAGCTGCACAGTTCCAAACAAGAGATTCCCAAACCAGAGAAGTCTTGCAGTCAGATGGCACAGTAGTCACTTTGTCACAATTAACTGATGCttcacaacaacaacaatctACACTACCAGAACCAGCGCAGGCGTTACAGCAACAGATTTCATCGAGTATTTTCTCGTCAGCGAGTGGTGTGAGTCAGCTGCAGAACACTATACAGCAATTGCAGGCTGGAAATTTTCCAACTAACACTGCCACAGGCAGCAGTAGAAATGTAGACTTGGTGCAGCAGGTACTGGAAGCTCAACAACAgttatcttctgttttattttctgggtCTGACAGTAATGAGGATGTTCAAGATCAGCTAAATGCAGATATCTTTCAGCAAGTTAGTCAGATACAAAATAGTGTAAATCCTGGGATATTTTCCTCGTCAGATACAGCTGTCCATTCCAGACCAGAGAACCTTTTGCCTGGAAGAGGTGAAAACGTTCATtcacaaactgaaaatacattGTCCaatcagcaacagcaacaacagcaacaacagcagcagcaggcaatGGAGACTTCTGCAGCAATGGTGATAGGAATCCAGCAAAACATTTGCCAGGCTGCTACACAGATGCAGTCCGATTTGTTCTCTTCAACAACTTCAGGGAATGGAGCCCTCCAGCAGTCACCTGTTTACCAGCAGGCTTCTCATATAATGAGTGGGTTATCAACGAGTGAGGACATGCAAATGCAGTGCGAATTATTCTCTTCATCTCCTGGTGTTTCTGGAAGTGAGACTAATTctactgctcagcagcaggtCTCCAACAATGGACCTGCTATATTTCAGGCATCAAGTTCTGCAGATGGAGAGGAAGCTTCAGGACAGAGTAAACAGATGCAAAGTTCTGTATTTCAGACCATGGTTCAAATGCAGCACAGTGGAGAAAGTCAATCTCAAGTTAATCTCTTTTCATCTACCAAAAACATGATGACTGTTCAGCCAAGTGGAGCTCAGCAGCAAGGAGGAGGTCTGTTCCAGCAGGGCGGAGAAATCATGTCTATTCAGCCTGCCAACTTTATGCAGCAATCTCCACACTCGCAGGCTCAGCTTTTTCACTCTCAGAATCCTATTGGTGATACTCAGAATATATCACAGGAAACACAGGGCTCCATTTTTCACAGTCCAAATTCCATTGTCCACAACCAGACCAATGCTAATTCGTCAGATCAATTGCAGCCTCCAATGTTCCATTCACAGAGCACCATGGGTGTATTACAGAGCTCTTCAGTTCCTCAAGACCAGCAGTCTGCCAACATGTTCCTTTCTCAGACTCCAATTAGCAACCCAGCAACTCAAGAAGAGCAGATGTCATTCTTTACAAACCCAAATTCCATTTCTCCTCTTCAGGCAGCAGCAAACACTGAGCAACCAACTTCTTTCCAACAACAGACACAGATATCTCATATCCAGAGTTCTATGCTTCCCCAGGAACAGCCACAGACTCAGCCAGCTCAGCAAGGTTTGTTTCAGCCTCAAGTACCATTAGGCTCCATCCAGTCTAGTTCAATTCCCCAGAACCAACAAGGAGCTATCTTCCAGCCTCAGCATTCAATAGTTGCTATTCAGAGCAGTCCTCCGTCTCAagaacagccacagcagcagcaacagaacaTGATGTTCAGTAATCAAAATGCAATGAGTACGATTGcttctcaaaagcaaaacatgatttttaaCCCAAACCAAAACCCTGTTACTAATCAGGAACAACAGGGCCAGTCCATTTTTCATCCACAGACTAACATGGCGCCAATAAACCAGGAACAGCAGCCCATGCAATTCCAGAGTCAAACTACAGTGTCTTCTCTACAGAATCCTGGATCCAGCCAGGCTGAAGCACAGCAGCCAGCCATCTTCCACAACTCACCCCAGATTCAGCTGGTCCAAGGGTCACCAAGTTCTCAAGAGCAGCAGGTCACCCTTTTCATCTCTTCAGCTTCCATGTCTGCCTTGCAGAACAGTATGAGCCAGCAAGATCTGCAGCAGTCTCCAATGTACTCTTCTCAAAACAGCATGGCAGGAATGCAAGGAACTGCTTCTCCTCCACAGCAGCAAGCTTCTTTATTTCATAACACAGCAGGAGGTGCTATCAACCAGCTGCAGAATTCTCCTGCTTCATCTCAGCAGACTTCAGGAATATTCCTGTTTGGCATTCAAAACA ACTGTAgccagctgctgccttctggACCAGCTGCACTGCCTGATGAGTTGATGGCTATCAGTCAGCCAGGTCAGCCACAGAGCGAGGGacaagcagcagtgccagcgctTCTCTCCCAGCAGATACCTGAGACTTCTCCATTACCTTCAGCTATGGCACCCAGTCAGAATATTGAGAAAATAGATGATCTGCTTGTTTCACTGCAAAACCAGGGGAACAATATGACCGGCTCATTTTAG